ACGGTGACCGCATTCCCTGTCCTGACAGACCAGCATCCGGCTGTTCTTGCCGTTGACGGACAGCATGCGTTTTCCGCATTCAGGGCATTTCGTGTTCGTCAGGTTGTCATGCCGGAAAGTTCCATCGGCAGTTTTGATTTCCTGAATGATATCTGTCGTGTAAGTACTGATGTCTTTCAGAAATGTTTCTTTCTTCAGAGTGCCTTTGGCGATTTGGGAGAGGCGCATCTCCCAGTCAGCTGTCAGTTCAGGCTTTTTCAGATCTTCCGGTACCAGTTTCAGCAGCTGTCTCGCCTTGGAGGTGACAAAGATATCTTTACCTCTCTTTTCCATCAGGAAACTGTTGAACAGTTTGTCGATGATGTCGGCACGGGTGGCTACTGTGCCGAGCCCTCCTGTCTCTCCGAGTGTTCTGGCCGCTTTTGCATCCCTGCTCTCCATATATTTCACCGGGTTTTCCATTGCGGAAAGCAGAGTGGCTTCATTGAACGGCGCAGGGGGCTTCGTCTTTCCGGAAGTCACAGAAACATTCTGGATGGGATACGTTTCCCCTTTGGAAAGACAGGGGAGCGTCTGATCTTTTAAAGCGGATTCTGCTATCTCATCCTCGTCATCCTCATGCAGCTGATTTTCGTAGACTTCCTTCCATCCGGATGACGTTACGACTTTTCCTTTTGCTGTGAAATGTTCCCCGCATGCCTCGGCGTGCAGCGTTGTCTGTTCGTATTCAAAGGGCGGGTATAGTACTGCCAGGAAGCGGCGCACTACAAGGTTATAGATTTTCTTTTCTTCATTCGTCATGTGCTCCATCTGAACAAACTGTTCCGTCGGTATGATGGCGTGATGGTCGCTGACCTTCTTGTCGTTGACAAAGGAGGCATTCGCGGCGAGGGGTTTCATGATCAGACTGCCGGCGAGTTTTTTGTACGGTCCTACAGAACATGCGCGCAGGCGGTCTTTCAGGGTACCGACAACATCGCTGCCGATATAGCGGGAATCAGTCCGGGGATATGTCAGTACCTTATGGTTTTCATACAGGCGCTGCATGATGTTCAGAGTCTCTTTGGCGGAGAAGCCGAACTGCCGGTTGGCGTCCCGCTGCAGTTCTGTCAGATCATACAGACCAGGGGCATACGTTTTTTTGGCGGATTTTTCAACGGAAGTCACGGTCAGGCTTCCCGAATCCATTTTTCTGGCTATCATATCAATATGCTCTCTTGAGAAAGTACGGAAACTTCCGCTCTTTATATCCTGCCAGGCCCATTTCACCTTGCCGGACAGCAGGCTGAGACCATAGTACTCCTCAGGCCTGAAGCTGCGTATTTCCTCCTCACGCTTTGCGATCATTGCGAGGGTAGGGGTCTGGACACGGCCGCAGGAGAGCTGGGCGTTATACTTGCAGGTAAGTGCCCTGGTGGCGTTGATCCCTACGAGCCAGTCGGCCTCTGCACGGCTGACAGCAGCAGCGTACAGGTTGTCATACTCCCGCCCGTCTTTTAAGTGAGCGAATCCGTCTCTGATCGCCTTGTCGGTGACTGAGGAAATCCAGAGCCGCCTGATGGGCTTGCGGCATCCGGATTTTTCCAGAATCCATCTGGCGACAAGTTCCCCCTCCCTCCCGGCGTCCGTGGCGATGATAATATCATTCACATCCTGGCGGAACAGCTGGGATTTCACGGCGTTGTACTGTTTGGCAGTCTGTCTGATGACAACCAGTTCCATTTTATCCGGCATCATGGGAAGCACGTCCAGCTTCCATTCCTTATATTTCTTATCATAATCCTCCGGGTCAGCGAGCGTGACCAGATGCCCGAGAGCCCAGGTGACGATATACTGCGGGCCTTCCAGCGCTCCATTTAACTTTTTCTGGCAGTGAAGGACATGTGCGATGTCTCTTGCTACCGAAGGTTTTTCAGCTATGACTAAAGATTTCATTGATTCCTCCATAATATTAGTGCTGCAGTTTTTACTAAAGGGATGATGCCTCGGATTGCTCCTCTGCTTCGCATCCTGTGCAATTCTGACATCTAAGGATTAACATAGCACACTTTGCTCGGACTGGCAATCGCTATGCGGTGTTTTTTATCAATAAGAAATATTGACATATGTTACATAAGCGGTTATGATAACTGTAAGTTAGTTGGAACTAACTATTGGAATTGCCAGGAGGTAACATAACATGCATAACTGGATGCAGGAGAGTATTGAGATTCAGATTGCCAGGCAGTGTGCTCCGGTTCTGGCAGGGGTGAAACCATCCAATATTTTGATTCTGAAAGATGGAAATATTGCAGAGATCGCCCGCATGCTGGAAGGAACACCGGTTGGCTGCCGACTGTTGTCAGACGGTGCAGGAAATTCTGTATGGCTTTTGTATCGGAGAGAAAGTCTGGAGAAGATATTGTCAGATAAACCAAAGATGGAATTTCTGAGGTGCTTCGGATATCGATACCGGGATGTAGAGGAAGCGCTTTGGCTGCTCGGGCGCCGGTTTCAGTCCTACAAACAAAAAAGCATGGAATTTCCGCATGAGATGGGAATCTTCCTGGGATATCCGCTTGGTGATGTCAAAGGTTTTATCCGGCATCGCGGCAGGGATTTTCTGTACTGCGGGTACTGGAAGGTCTACGAAAATGAAGCAGAGGCACGTAAACTGTTTTCTGTATATACGAGTGTAAAACAGCAGATGCTGAAGGAACTGTATCAGGGAAAACATGTATGGCAAATGATACCGAATCATGCCGTAATAGCAGTATAAGTTTGAGAAAAATAAGGAGGAATCAGATTATGAATCAGGTAGTTGTAACGTATTGGAGCGGTTCGGGGAACACACAGGAGATGGCAGAGCTGATCGGACAGGGCGTGCGGGATGCAGGACAGTCCGTGAGCGTGATACCGGTGGATGAGATGAAGGCCGCGGATTTGAAAGAATACCAGGCCTTTGCACTTGGCTGCCCGTCGATGGGCGCAGAGGAACTGGAAGAAACCATCATGGAACCTTTTGTAGAGGAAGTAGAAAGATTTGCGGGAGGCAAAAAAATTGCACTGTTTGGTTCTTACGGATGGGGCGATGGCGAATGGATGCGCAATTGGGTAACACGGATGGAGAATGCAGGAGCATCGGTATTCGGAGGAGAAAATGCAATCTGTGTGGAGGCGCCGGATGACCAGGCAAAAGAGATGTGCCTGAATTTGGGAAGACAGCTCGCCGGTCTCGTGGGAAAGGCGGCATAAAACAGGGGGAATTACTATGAGTGTTGTGATCGTGGGCGGCCATGACCGCATGGTCTGCTATTATAAAAAAATCTGTAAACAGTATCGGTGCAAAGCAAAAGTATTTACGCAGATGCCGGCAGATCTGAATAAAAAGATCGGTACACCGGATCTGCTGGTACTGTTTACGAATACGGTATCGCATAAGATGGTGAAGTGTGCGATGGAGGAGGCGAAAAGAAATGAAATTCCGGTCGTTCGCTGTCACACAAGCAGTAAAGCAGCACTGACAGACATTCTGGAAAAACAGTGCGTATAAAAAAGAAAAAAGGGGATCAGTCCCCTTTTTTTAAACCGTGTATCGCATGAGTCTTGATAGCTTCAAAACTCTCTGCGCTGATCACATGCTCGATACGGCAGGCATCATCGATTGCGGTCTCTTTATTTACGCCAAGGTGTACCAGCCAGTCTGACAGCATGGTATGTCGTTCATACATTGTGGTGGCAATTTCACGTCCGGCATCAGTCAGTGTGATAAAACCATCCTTATCCATTTCAATATAGCCATTTTCCCGCAGGTTTTTCATGGCGACACTGATGCTGGGTTTTGAATAATGAAGCTCATTTACGATGTCGATCGAACGCACTTCCGGTTTCTGTCTGCTAAGCATATAAATTGTTTCCAGATAATTCTCTGCAGATTCCTGTATTTTCACTTCAATCTCTCCTTGCTGGCTTACTAATAATTGAATTATGGTCTTTCATTACAGATGTATACAGCATAACATAGAAATAAAAAAATATCAAAGGATAAGCAGGTGATTGCCCTTTAAAAAAAGAAAAAGTTGGAAATAAGGTATTGACATTCCGGTTAGTTGATGCTAATCTTTAAGTGGTTAGAAAAAGCTAACTATCAAGAAAGTTTCTCGGCTTACTGAGAAGCTTTCCTGACATGCATGAATCGTAATAACGTTAGGAAAAGGAGTGAAGATGATGCCTTTAACATTGGCGAGAACAGGTGAAATTAATTCCATCAAGCGGATTGGCGGAAAAGACGAGGTAAGACGTTTTCTTGAGAATCTGGGATTCGTAGCAGGCAGTTCTGTAACTGTTGTGTCGGAGAATAACGGGAATGTGATTGTTAATGTGAAAGAGTCCCGTGTCGCGATCAGCCGGGAAATGGCAAATAAGATTATGATATAAAACGAGGGGAAAGGAGACATCATAAGTTATGAACACGTTAAAAGATGTAAAGTGCGGGCAGACAGTTTCTGTTGTGAAGCTTCATGGTGAAGGCGCTGTCAAACGCCGGATCATGGATATGGGTATTACAAAAGGAACAGAGGTGTTTGTTCGTAAAGTTGCGCCGCTGGGTGACCCGGTGGAAGTAAATGTGCGCGGTTATGAGCTGTCATTGCGGAAAGCGGATGCACAGATGATTGAAGTGCAGTGAACAGTTAGGGAAGACTAATAAATATTAAGGAGGAGAACAGCATATGTCAGTTAAAATAGCGCTTGCGGGAAACCCAAACAGCGGTAAGACAACACTGTTTAATGCGTTGACCGGATCGAATCAATTCGTAGGAAACTGGCCTGGCGTAACAGTAGAGAAAAAGGAAGGAAAATTAAAAGGTCAGAAAGATGTTGTGATCATGGACCTTCCGGGAATCTACTCCCTGTCGCCGTATACGCTGGAAGAAGTGGTTGCAAGAAACTATCTGATCGGGGAGCGTCCGGATGCAATATTGAATATTGTGGATGGAACGAATCTGGAGAGAAATCTCTATCTCACAACACAGCTGATGGAACTGGGAATACCGGTAATCATGGCGATCAATATGATCGATCTGGTGCGAAAAAAGGGAGATCAGATCGATATCCGGAAACTTTCGAAAGAACTGGGATGTGAGGTCGTAGAGATCTCTGCGCTGAAAGGTGACGGTGTGAAAAATGCGGCGGAAAAGGCAGTGCGCATTGCACAGAATAAAAGCGCCAGGCCGCCCGTTCATACGTTTGGAGAAGAAACAGAGACGGCGCTGGAAGAGATTCAGACCCGGATCGGCGCTGAGATTCCTGCGGAACAGAAACGGTTTTACGCAGTAAAGCTGTTTGAACGGGATGATAAGATTACGGAACAGATGTCAAATGTGCCGGACGTCGAGAACATTATCCTTGATACGGAACGCGTGATGGAGGACGATGCGGAGAGCATTATTACGAATGAACGCTACATATATATTGCATCCGTCATAAAAAAATGCTATGTGAAAAAGAACAGAGAGAAGCTTACGATGTCGGATAAGATCGACCGTATTGTGACAAATCGTTTCCTGGCGATTCCGATTTTTGCGGTGGTCATGTATCTCGTTTACTTTGTGTCTGTTACGACGGTTGGAACCTGGGCGACTGACTGGGCAAATGACGGCGTATTTGGTGAAGGATGGAGCCTGTTTGGACTTCAGATTCCGGGCATTCCCGGAGTTGTGAGTGATCTGCTGACTTCCATTGGCTGCGCGGACTGGCTGCAGGGACTGATTGTGGATGGAATCATCGGAGGCGTCGGGGCTGTGCTTGGGTTTGTTCCTCAGATGCTGGTGCTGTTTATCTTTCTGGCATTTCTGGAGGCATGCGGTTACATGGCGCGTATTGCATTTATCATGGACCGGATTTTCCGCAGATTCGGACTTTCCGGAAAGTCATTTATTCCGATGCTCATCGGCACCGGCTGCGGGGTTCCCGGAGTCATGGCTTCCAGAACGATTGAAAATGACCGCGACAGAAAGATGACGATCATGACGACGACATTTATCCCGTGCGGCGCGAAGCTGCCGATTATCGCATTGATCGCGGGTGCATTATTCGGAGGAGCTTCCTGGGTGGCGCCGAGTGCTTACTTTGTCGGAATCGCGGCGATTATCTGTTCAGGAATTATTTTAAAAAAGACGAAGATGTTTGTGGGCGATCCGGCACCGTTCGTTATGGAGCTTCCTGCATATCACCTGCCGACTGTCGGAAATGTACTGCGCAGCATGTGGGAGCGCGGATGGTCCTTCATTAAAAAGGCGGGTACAATCATTCTGTTATCGACCATCTTTATCTGGTTTACATCGAATTTTGGATTTGTGGATGGAAAATTCGGAATGGTAGAAGATTTAAGTGACGGTCTTCTGGCTGCGATCGGATCTGCACTCGCATGGCTGTTCAAACCTCTGGGCTGGGGGAACTGGCAGGCAGCTGTAGCAGCAATCACGGGTCTTGTTGCCAAGGAGAATGTTGTCGGTACGTTTGGCATTCTGTACGGTTTTGCAGAGGTTGCCGAGGACGGTGCGGAAGTCTGGGGGACACTCTCAGCAAGCTTTACTGCAGCGGCAGCGTACTCTTTCCTGGTGTTCAATCTTCTGTGTGCACCCTGTTTTGCGGCGATCGGAGCGATCAAACGGGAGATGAACAGTATGAAATGGACCTGGTTTGCGATCGGCTACCAGACGGTCTTCGCCTATGCGGTATCCCTGTGCGTATACCAGATCTGGAACTGTATTGCAGGAGGAGGATTTACCATCGGGACGGCAGTCGCGCTCCTGCTCGTGATCGGATTCATCTATCTGCTTTTCAGACCGTATAAAGAGAGTAAGACATTAAATGTATCAGTGAAAGGCATGAAGAAGGCAAAAGCCTGAATATAAGAAGGAAGGGGTATTATGCTCGGATTGATTACTGACAACCTGGCAACGATAATCATCGGACTTATCTTATTGGGCATTATCCTGCTGGTGGTGCGCAGTATGCGCAGAGATAAAAAAGCAGGGAAATCCTGCGGCAGCTGCGGGGGCGGCTGCGGAGGGTGCTCGGGCGCATCGATATGTCATTCGGATAAAAAAGTCAGGTAAGGCGGAAAGGCGGGAAGACGATGTGGACACAGGAGGAAATCATTCAGGAACTGCGTAGAAGAGGTAAACGGGTAACACAGCAGCGGCGGGAACTGATTGAGATTATTCTGGAAACAGACTGGACTTCCAGCAAGGAAATTTACTATGAGGCCGTTCGACAGGGACAGAACATTGGCATGGCGACTGTTTACAGGATGCTGAATGTGTTGGAAGAGATCGGTGCAGTCGACCGGAGAAGCTATCAGATGGTGGAGGAGGAGAAGGAATCTGTTTCCATTATATTTAATCATGGGGAAACAGATGAGAAAAACAGAGAGCTATACCAGAAGATAAAAAGAGTTTTGAGGGAAAATGGCTGTCTGGGAGACCAGGAGTTCAGTATGGTCATCCGTGTTGAATCATAAATTTTATTGTTTGTTGTGAAAAAATTCATAATTATCATCTTGAAATAAATGAAAGATATGTTACAATAATATTACAAAAAAATAAGGGTGATATTATGAATTTATATGAGGCAGTGTATGCCAGGAAATCTGTGCGCAGCTTCGCACAGGATGTAGTCAGCGTGAAAGTGCTTGATGGAATCAAAAAGTTTTATCAGGAAGTAGAGGGTTTATTCACCGGTATCGAGACCGATCTGGTTATCGTAGATAAGCGGAAAGACAACAAATGCGGTATCGGCCTGGCGAGTGTCAGGGCCCCCTACTATCTTGCTTTATATACAACTGAGCAGGAGAAATGCATGATGAATGCCGGATATATCATGCAGCAGATGGTCCTCTATCTCTGCAGCCATGGGCTGGGAAGCTGCTACGTCGGCATGAAAGTGATGAAGCCGTCCATGAGAAAGAGAAATGACAAGACGCTTGTATGTCTTGTGGCATTCGGCAAAAGCAAAGGGGGATATACACGTAAAATATCAGAGGCGAAAAGAATGGACCTGAAAGAACTCTGTGTGTATAAGGAGAAGCCGAGGCTTTGGATGAACCAGCTCCTGGAGGCGGGGAGGCTGGCACCGTCCAGTATGAATTCCCAGCCGTGGAGGTTTGTTGTGTATGACAACAGAATTCACGTCTTCTCCAAACGGCATAAGTCCAATCAGCTGGGAAAATATACGGAGCTTAATTTTGGCATTCTGTTCAGCAACATGATGGCGGTGGCGGAGGAGCTGTGGCTCGATGTCGATCTGATCCGACTGGAAGGGATCAGCCAGAAAACATTTCCGAACAGTCAGTACGTATTAAGCGTAATTTTAAGGGCATAAAGGTGTTGACAAGTGATGGGATTTATAGTATATTATAAATCGGTCAGTAAATGACAGGCGCGAGTGGCTCAGTTGGTGGAGCGCGACCTTGCCAAGGTCGAGGCCGCGGGTTCGAGTCCCGTCTCGCGCTCTTACGTTTGAGAGTCTTGGAATACGCAGGTTGCGGATTTCAGGGCTTTTTGTTTTTATGATACGGGAACAGTGTTTCCTGATTACAGCAGTGGAGAGGAGAGTATTTATGATGAGACGAAGCAGGAAGGTTGTGTTGGCTGCTCTGATGGTTGGTTGCATGGCAGCAATCGTTACCGGATGTAAGGATAAAGGGGAAGGGACAGCATCCGTTTCAGCGGCTGAACCCCAGAAGTACGTATCCAAAGATGAAAATATGGTGATCTATCTGCCGGATGATACCTGGTCGACAGACGAGGAGAGCAATGACCTGCATATTTTTACTTCCGTGGACGGGCTGATCATGATTTCACATACGGCAAACGCGGGGGAGGAGATGTTCCCGGAGGAGGAAAAGGACCTGGAAAAAATCCTGGATGCGGAAGGGTATATAAGTGAAGGATACGAGGTGGAGGAATTTGAAAAAAATCAGATCTCTTCCATGAAATCATATAAGGCGGTCATCCGTTATACGGATAAGAAATCTACGTATACGTACGGCGTGTTATACGGAACGATACTGGGCGATGATGTTTATCTTGCGAGTGCGATGGTGCTCAGTGACGATCAGCAGACGCTTGAGGGAATCAAAAAGTCGGTATACGGTTTCGAGTGGACACCGGATGAAGTGCTGCAGCCTGAGGAGACAAAAGCGGCAGATGATGAGATTGTGACACCGGAGGTGACCTCTTTTCCAACACCGGAAGCCACGCCTGAGCTGACGCCCGAGGCAACGCCTGAGCCGACACCGGAAGCAACGCCTGAGCCGACACCGGAAGCCACGCCTGAACCGACACCGGAAGCCACCCCGGAACCGGCACCTGTCGCACCGGAGGATGTGACATCGCTGAACAGGGACGGTGTGTGCAGTTCACCCGCATATGTGAGAAGCGGTCCGAATACAGCAAGCTCGATTCTGGGCAGCCTGGAGCAGGGTGACACCGTAACTATTACAGGAGAGATCAGAAACTGGTATCAGATCTCTTATCAGGGCTCAACGGCATACATCTGCAAGGATTATATGCAGTAGACAGAAAAATGAAATTGTGCTATATTTAAAAAATAATAATGTTGGGGTCAAAAGTTTCTTTGACCCCATGATACCACGGATTGTTCCGCACAATGTGCTGCCACAATTCTGAAAACATTCGAAATCCGCCCTGCTCGGGCTACTTTCTCATGTTTTGCGGGTCCCCAAGTCATGCTTTTTGACCCTGGTATCAAAAAATATAGTATTCATTACAAAGGAGACGTACGATGGTAGCAACTTCAATATTATTCAGCAGGTCTTTTGAGATCTTCCTGATAGTGGCACTTGCAGTGATCACGGTTTTGCTGTTTACAGGAAATGGATCTTTTATGCTGAAGTCCAAGAACTCAACGAAAACCAGGACTCCGGAGGAAGAGAAAAAGCTGGGCAGACAGCTCAGTTATGTGACCGGAATCTGGCTTCTGGCGGAATTCCTGCTGTTGTTTTTCGGCAATTCAGCGATTGCCGGCATCATTTATATCGTAGTTATCGTAATTTCTATGATCATTCTGGTTAAATTTTTTAAGAATAATGGATAATAGAATCTGGGGATGGAAGGAAAGTAAATTTCCTCTGTCCCTGATTTTATCTCCGTAAGTCAAAGTCCCGCAGCCTGTGGGAATCAATGTAAACAGGAGGAAACGAAACTATGCAGAAGGAATTTGAACGTATCAGACGATGTGTGGATGTAATTCAGAGACGGGTGGATTTCATACCGAGAGCAGCGGTTGTGCTGGGGAGCGGCCTCGGTGATTTCGCGCGGAACATCGATGTAAAGGCAGTTTTGCCGTACCGGGAGATTCCCGGTTTTCCGATTTCCAGCGTGCCGGGACATGCGGGACAGTTTGTGTTCGGATATGTGGGAAGCCTTCCGGTGGTCGTGATGCAGGGCCGGGTACACTATTATGAAGGGTATACGATTCAGGATGTGGTATTACCCATCCGTGTGATGAAACTTCTCGGTGCGGATACGCTGCTGCTCACGAATGCGGCGGGCGGTCTGAATACGGAGTTTGCGGGTGGAAACCTGATGCTGATCACGGATCAGATCGCATCCTTTGTGCCGTCTGTGCTGCGTGGAGAAAACATGGAAGAACTCGGAGAACGTTTTCCGGATATGAGTGAAATATATGACCGTACGCTTAGAAATCTGGTGAAAGCATGTGCAGATGAACTGGGGATCGCATTGAAGGAAGGGGTTTACATTCAGCTCCCCGGACCGAATTACGAGTCACCTCACGAGGTGAAGATGTGCCGGATACTGGGCGCTGATGCAGTCGGAATGAGTACGGCATGCGAGGCTGTCGCGGCCAACCATATGGGCATGAAAATCTGCGGAATTTCCTGCATCACGAATCTGGCGTGCGGCATGACAGACAGACCTCTTTCACACGAGGAGGTACAGGAAGTATCAGCGCGTGTTACCGATACCTTTCAGAAGCTGGTACGCACAGTGCTGGAGCGTCTGGGATGATGAAGATAACGAAAGGGGAATGACTCATGGGAATGGAAGTACAGAAAGTGCGGTCCGGGACAGACGGGCTGCTGCTGGATGTGATAATCGGGGTGCCGGCGGGGATACCGCGCGGGGTCGTGCAGATATGCCATGGAATGAGTGAACACAAGGAGCGGTATCTGCCTTTTATGGAATATCTGAATCTTCAGGGATTTGCTGCGGTGATACATGACCATCGCGGACACGGAAACAGCGTGAAGAAGAAAGGGGACCTCGGCTATATGTATGGAGGCGGAGGCCGGGCGCTGGTTGAAGATACGTATCAGATCACGATGCTCTGCAAAAAACGATTCCCGGATCTTCCGTTTATTCTGTTTGGCCACAGCATGGGTTCACTGATTGCACGCGCATACACCAAACAGTATGACAGCGGACTGGATATGCTGATCCTCTCAGGATCACCTTCAGAAAATCCGATGCTGGGACTGGGAAAATGTGTGGCTCATTTGGAAAAATTTATATTTGGGGACCGCCACAAAAGCCGTCTGATCGAATTTCTTTCCTTCGGGGGATTTGCCGGACGGTTTGCCGGGGAAAAGAACCGGTATGCCTGGATCTGTTCTGACAGGGATGTTTATCTGGAATATGAACGTTCACCGGAATGTGGATTTGTATTTACGGATGACGCGTACCTTGCGCTGTTTGAACTGATGAGCGAAGTATATTCTGAAAAGGGCTGGAAGTGCAGCAGGCCCGATCTGCCCGTATTATTTATCGGAGGAGGAGACGATCCGTGTATCGGGAGTGTCAGGAAATTTAAGAAAGCGCTGATATCGATGCGGCTGGCGGGTTACCGGAACGTAAAGGGAAAATTATATCCGGGGATGCGCCATGAAATTTTAAATGAGAGAGATAAGCGGAAAGTCTTTTCGGACGTCTGCAAATATATGAAAAAACAGTTGGAAAATGGAGAGAACAGATGAGAAGTAGTGGTATTTTGCTGCCGGTTGCATCGCTGCCGTCGAAATACGGTATCGGCAGTTTTTCAAAGGAAGCGTATGAATTCGTAGATCAGCTTGATAGGGCGGGACAGAAAATCTGGCAGATCCTGCCGCTGGGCCCGACCGGGTACGGCGATTCTCCGTACCAGTCTTTTTCCACGTATGCCGGCAACCCGTATTTCATCAACCTCGAGACACTGATCGAGGAGGGGCTTCTGACGGAAGCGGAGTGTGATGCGTTTACGTATGGAACCCATCCCGCATATATAGACTATGACAAGGTGTTTGATGCGCGCAATGTTCTGCTGAGAAAAGCGTACGAGAGGTTTGTTCCGGACGATGATTTTGGGGAATTTACGCGAAGCAACGGATATTGGCTGGAGGATTATGCACTGTACATGGCGATCAAGGACAGCCGCGAAGGCAGGAGCTGGACAGAGTGGGAGGAAGAACTGAGAGACCGGCAGCCAAGCGCGGTTCAGGCGATTCGTGAAGAGCTTGCATCTGAAATACAGTATTACAGGTTTAAACAGTATAAATTCTATACTCAATGGGATAAGCTAAAACGATATGCGAACGATAAAGGCATTCAGATCATTGGGGATATGCCGATCTATGTGGCCTTTGACAGCTCAGACGCATGGGCCAATCCCCTGCTGTTCCAGTTTGATGAACACAATCAGCCGGTTGCCGTGGCGGGCTGTCCGCCGGACTATTTTGCGCCAAAGGGACAGCTCTGGGGTAATCCGCTGTATAGCTGGGAGTATCACAGGGAAACCGGATACAGCTGGTGGGTACAGAGGATGCAGCACAGTCTGCGCCTGTACGATGTGGTCCGCGTCGACCATTTCCGTGGATTTGACGAGTACTATTCGGTACCCTTCGGAAACGAGACTGCGGAATTCGGACACTGGGAAAAAGGACCGGGTCTGGAACTGTTTCATGCACTCAAAGAAAAAGTGGACAATCTGAGCGTCATCGCTGAAGACCTGGGTTTTCTGACAGACAGTGTCCTTCAGCTTGTCAAGGATACCGGATACCCCGGAATGAAGGTGCTGGAGTTTGCATTTGATGACGGAGCAGACTGTCTTTATCTGCCGCATAATTTTGTACAGAATAGCATCGTGTATACGGGAACACATGATAATGACACGCTTGTTGGATGGATCGAGTCCATGGGAGAGCATACCAGAAATTATACGAAGGCGTATCTCGATCTGGAAGAAGATGATATGGAAAAGATGGTCTGGGC
The Ruminococcus gauvreauii genome window above contains:
- a CDS encoding DNA topoisomerase III → MKSLVIAEKPSVARDIAHVLHCQKKLNGALEGPQYIVTWALGHLVTLADPEDYDKKYKEWKLDVLPMMPDKMELVVIRQTAKQYNAVKSQLFRQDVNDIIIATDAGREGELVARWILEKSGCRKPIRRLWISSVTDKAIRDGFAHLKDGREYDNLYAAAVSRAEADWLVGINATRALTCKYNAQLSCGRVQTPTLAMIAKREEEIRSFRPEEYYGLSLLSGKVKWAWQDIKSGSFRTFSREHIDMIARKMDSGSLTVTSVEKSAKKTYAPGLYDLTELQRDANRQFGFSAKETLNIMQRLYENHKVLTYPRTDSRYIGSDVVGTLKDRLRACSVGPYKKLAGSLIMKPLAANASFVNDKKVSDHHAIIPTEQFVQMEHMTNEEKKIYNLVVRRFLAVLYPPFEYEQTTLHAEACGEHFTAKGKVVTSSGWKEVYENQLHEDDEDEIAESALKDQTLPCLSKGETYPIQNVSVTSGKTKPPAPFNEATLLSAMENPVKYMESRDAKAARTLGETGGLGTVATRADIIDKLFNSFLMEKRGKDIFVTSKARQLLKLVPEDLKKPELTADWEMRLSQIAKGTLKKETFLKDISTYTTDIIQEIKTADGTFRHDNLTNTKCPECGKRMLSVNGKNSRMLVCQDRECGHRETISRTSNARCPKCHKKMELYVKGGEDTFICPCGYREKLSAFKKRREKEGAGVNKKDVQRYLKQQQKEAETPINNPFASAFANLKIDK
- a CDS encoding DUF3793 family protein, encoding MHNWMQESIEIQIARQCAPVLAGVKPSNILILKDGNIAEIARMLEGTPVGCRLLSDGAGNSVWLLYRRESLEKILSDKPKMEFLRCFGYRYRDVEEALWLLGRRFQSYKQKSMEFPHEMGIFLGYPLGDVKGFIRHRGRDFLYCGYWKVYENEAEARKLFSVYTSVKQQMLKELYQGKHVWQMIPNHAVIAV
- a CDS encoding DUF2325 domain-containing protein; this translates as MSVVIVGGHDRMVCYYKKICKQYRCKAKVFTQMPADLNKKIGTPDLLVLFTNTVSHKMVKCAMEEAKRNEIPVVRCHTSSKAALTDILEKQCV
- the feoB gene encoding ferrous iron transport protein B, whose amino-acid sequence is MSVKIALAGNPNSGKTTLFNALTGSNQFVGNWPGVTVEKKEGKLKGQKDVVIMDLPGIYSLSPYTLEEVVARNYLIGERPDAILNIVDGTNLERNLYLTTQLMELGIPVIMAINMIDLVRKKGDQIDIRKLSKELGCEVVEISALKGDGVKNAAEKAVRIAQNKSARPPVHTFGEETETALEEIQTRIGAEIPAEQKRFYAVKLFERDDKITEQMSNVPDVENIILDTERVMEDDAESIITNERYIYIASVIKKCYVKKNREKLTMSDKIDRIVTNRFLAIPIFAVVMYLVYFVSVTTVGTWATDWANDGVFGEGWSLFGLQIPGIPGVVSDLLTSIGCADWLQGLIVDGIIGGVGAVLGFVPQMLVLFIFLAFLEACGYMARIAFIMDRIFRRFGLSGKSFIPMLIGTGCGVPGVMASRTIENDRDRKMTIMTTTFIPCGAKLPIIALIAGALFGGASWVAPSAYFVGIAAIICSGIILKKTKMFVGDPAPFVMELPAYHLPTVGNVLRSMWERGWSFIKKAGTIILLSTIFIWFTSNFGFVDGKFGMVEDLSDGLLAAIGSALAWLFKPLGWGNWQAAVAAITGLVAKENVVGTFGILYGFAEVAEDGAEVWGTLSASFTAAAAYSFLVFNLLCAPCFAAIGAIKREMNSMKWTWFAIGYQTVFAYAVSLCVYQIWNCIAGGGFTIGTAVALLLVIGFIYLLFRPYKESKTLNVSVKGMKKAKA
- a CDS encoding metal-dependent transcriptional regulator, which produces MKIQESAENYLETIYMLSRQKPEVRSIDIVNELHYSKPSISVAMKNLRENGYIEMDKDGFITLTDAGREIATTMYERHTMLSDWLVHLGVNKETAIDDACRIEHVISAESFEAIKTHAIHGLKKGD
- a CDS encoding FeoA family protein yields the protein MNTLKDVKCGQTVSVVKLHGEGAVKRRIMDMGITKGTEVFVRKVAPLGDPVEVNVRGYELSLRKADAQMIEVQ
- a CDS encoding FeoB-associated Cys-rich membrane protein yields the protein MLGLITDNLATIIIGLILLGIILLVVRSMRRDKKAGKSCGSCGGGCGGCSGASICHSDKKVR
- a CDS encoding FeoA family protein — translated: MMPLTLARTGEINSIKRIGGKDEVRRFLENLGFVAGSSVTVVSENNGNVIVNVKESRVAISREMANKIMI
- a CDS encoding flavodoxin, translated to MNQVVVTYWSGSGNTQEMAELIGQGVRDAGQSVSVIPVDEMKAADLKEYQAFALGCPSMGAEELEETIMEPFVEEVERFAGGKKIALFGSYGWGDGEWMRNWVTRMENAGASVFGGENAICVEAPDDQAKEMCLNLGRQLAGLVGKAA